From Saccharothrix espanaensis DSM 44229, the proteins below share one genomic window:
- a CDS encoding HAD family hydrolase yields MTNAVKHVVWDWNGTLLDDAHAMLGAVNRVCLHYGRAAVELDEWRAMFSRPLPACYERLLGRALSVDDWAHIDLLYHDEYRTLLDTCGLATGVPDLLRGWAGTQSLLSMWFHDELVPLVAEHGLTGLFTRVDGLLRDTGGGSKAGHLADHLARLALDPADVVLIGDVVDDAEAARHVGARAVLVTTGMGDRPRLEATGVPVVDSIPEALALLA; encoded by the coding sequence GTGACGAACGCCGTGAAGCACGTGGTCTGGGACTGGAACGGCACGCTGCTGGACGACGCGCACGCCATGCTCGGCGCGGTGAACCGGGTGTGCCTGCACTACGGCCGGGCCGCCGTGGAACTGGACGAGTGGCGGGCGATGTTCAGCCGGCCGCTGCCCGCCTGCTACGAGCGCCTGCTGGGGCGGGCGCTGTCGGTGGACGACTGGGCGCACATCGACCTGCTCTACCACGACGAGTACCGCACCCTGCTGGACACGTGCGGCCTGGCAACCGGCGTCCCGGACCTGCTGCGCGGGTGGGCGGGTACGCAGTCGCTGCTGTCCATGTGGTTCCACGACGAACTCGTCCCGCTGGTCGCCGAGCACGGGCTGACCGGGCTGTTCACCCGGGTCGACGGTCTGCTCCGGGACACCGGCGGCGGGTCGAAGGCCGGGCACCTGGCCGACCACCTCGCCCGGCTGGCACTCGACCCGGCCGACGTCGTGCTGATCGGTGACGTGGTGGACGACGCGGAAGCGGCCCGGCACGTCGGCGCGCGGGCCGTCCTGGTCACCACGGGCATGGGCGACCGCCCACGGCTGGAGGCGACCGGTGTCCCGGTGGTCGACTCGATCCCGGAAGCCCTGGCCCTGCTCGCCTGA
- the eda gene encoding bifunctional 4-hydroxy-2-oxoglutarate aldolase/2-dehydro-3-deoxy-phosphogluconate aldolase, whose protein sequence is MTTSADLLDLSPVVPVVVLDDAEQAVPLARALLRGGIRVIELTLRTPAALAAIERIAAEVPEIVLGAGTVTAPEHAEQAAKAGASFLVTPGSTDRVLNAVEDTGLPFLPGAATVSEAMRLAERGLTALKFFPAEAAGGVDHLKSVGGPLPGLRFCPTGGITVDSAPRYLALPNVGCVGGSWLTPKDALAAGDFDRIEALAKAASAL, encoded by the coding sequence GTGACCACCAGCGCGGATCTGCTGGACCTGTCCCCCGTCGTCCCGGTCGTCGTGCTGGACGACGCCGAGCAGGCCGTGCCGCTGGCGCGGGCGCTGCTGCGCGGGGGCATCCGCGTCATCGAGTTGACCCTGCGCACGCCGGCCGCCTTGGCCGCGATCGAGCGGATCGCCGCCGAGGTGCCCGAGATCGTGCTGGGCGCGGGCACCGTGACCGCGCCGGAGCACGCCGAGCAGGCCGCCAAGGCCGGTGCGTCGTTCCTGGTCACGCCCGGGTCGACGGACCGGGTGCTGAACGCGGTCGAGGACACCGGGCTGCCGTTCCTGCCGGGCGCGGCGACGGTGTCCGAGGCGATGCGGCTGGCCGAACGCGGCCTGACGGCGCTGAAGTTCTTCCCGGCCGAGGCGGCGGGCGGCGTGGACCACCTGAAGTCGGTCGGCGGTCCGCTGCCCGGCCTGCGCTTCTGCCCGACCGGCGGCATCACGGTGGACAGCGCGCCCCGCTACCTGGCGCTGCCGAACGTGGGCTGCGTCGGCGGGTCGTGGCTGACGCCGAAGGACGCGCTGGCCGCCGGCGACTTCGACCGGATCGAAGCCCTCGCCAAGGCCGCGTCCGCACTCTGA
- the edd gene encoding phosphogluconate dehydratase: MSVHPVVTEVTARIAARSAASRSAYLQRLTESHSEGPVRRDLACSNFAHGFAGITGGDKEALRALRRPNVAIVSAYNDMLSAHQPMDEYPAWIKDAARAVGGVAQFAGGVPAMCDGITQGRAGMELSLFSRDVIAMSTAVALSHDMFDSTLLLGVCDKIVPGLLIGALSFGHLPAILVPAGPMHSGLPNSEKARVRQLFAEGKASRENLLEAEAASYHSPGTCTFYGTANSNQLVVEVMGLHLPGASFVPPGTKLRRALTEEAARRAVEISRGEDYTPIGHVVDEKSVVNGVIALLATGGSTNHTMHLVAIASAAGIELGWDDFADLSAVVPLLTRVYPNGSADINHFQAAGGVGFLVGTLLDAGLLHADVRTVAGPGLDRYRQEPVLVEGVLTWRNGPGRSLDLDVLRPASEPFAADGGLRMLSGNLGRAVLKVSAVKPEHRVVEAPARVFTSQEAFSAAFQAGELEHDVVVVVRQQGPQANGMPELHKLIPALGVLMDRGFRVALVTDGRMSGASGKIPAAIQVTPEAAVGGPLARVRDGDVLRVDAETGTLEALVDPAVLADRDLVDFPPDAQAWTGTGRELFGALRRSVGPADRGASVFGPIAASHFAGRANQEVTR, encoded by the coding sequence ATGAGCGTGCATCCCGTCGTCACCGAGGTGACGGCTCGCATCGCCGCCCGCAGCGCCGCCAGCCGGTCCGCCTACCTGCAACGACTCACCGAATCCCACTCCGAGGGACCGGTCCGCCGGGACCTCGCGTGCAGCAACTTCGCGCACGGCTTCGCCGGGATCACCGGCGGTGACAAGGAGGCGCTGCGCGCCCTCCGTCGCCCGAACGTGGCGATCGTGTCCGCGTACAACGACATGCTGTCCGCCCACCAGCCGATGGACGAGTACCCGGCGTGGATCAAGGACGCGGCCCGCGCGGTCGGCGGCGTGGCGCAGTTCGCGGGCGGCGTGCCCGCGATGTGCGACGGCATCACCCAGGGCCGCGCGGGCATGGAGCTGTCGCTGTTCAGCCGGGACGTGATCGCGATGTCGACCGCGGTCGCCCTGTCGCACGATATGTTCGACTCGACGCTGCTGCTCGGCGTGTGCGACAAGATCGTGCCCGGCCTGCTCATCGGGGCCCTGTCCTTCGGGCACCTGCCGGCCATCCTGGTGCCCGCGGGCCCGATGCACTCGGGCCTGCCGAACTCGGAGAAGGCCCGCGTGCGGCAGCTGTTCGCCGAGGGCAAGGCGTCCCGGGAGAACCTGCTGGAAGCCGAAGCGGCCTCGTACCACAGCCCCGGCACCTGCACGTTCTACGGCACCGCCAACTCCAACCAGCTCGTGGTCGAGGTGATGGGCCTGCACCTGCCCGGCGCGAGCTTCGTGCCGCCGGGCACCAAGCTGCGGCGCGCGCTGACCGAGGAGGCCGCGCGCCGGGCCGTCGAGATCAGCCGCGGCGAGGACTACACCCCGATCGGGCACGTGGTGGACGAGAAGTCCGTGGTCAACGGCGTGATCGCGCTGCTGGCCACCGGCGGCTCGACCAACCACACCATGCACCTGGTGGCCATCGCGTCCGCCGCCGGCATCGAACTGGGCTGGGACGACTTCGCCGACCTGTCGGCGGTCGTGCCGCTGCTGACCCGGGTCTACCCGAACGGCAGCGCCGACATCAACCACTTCCAGGCCGCCGGCGGCGTCGGGTTCCTGGTCGGCACGCTGCTCGACGCCGGCCTCCTGCACGCCGACGTGCGCACCGTCGCGGGCCCCGGGCTGGACCGCTACCGGCAGGAGCCCGTCCTGGTCGAGGGCGTGCTGACCTGGCGGAACGGCCCCGGCCGGTCGCTGGACCTCGACGTGCTGCGGCCCGCGTCCGAGCCGTTCGCGGCCGACGGCGGGCTGCGGATGCTCAGCGGCAACCTGGGTCGCGCGGTGCTCAAGGTGTCCGCGGTCAAGCCCGAGCACCGGGTGGTCGAGGCCCCGGCGCGGGTGTTCACCTCGCAGGAGGCGTTCAGCGCCGCGTTCCAGGCGGGCGAGCTGGAGCACGACGTCGTGGTCGTGGTGCGGCAGCAGGGCCCGCAGGCCAACGGGATGCCCGAGCTGCACAAGCTGATCCCCGCGCTGGGCGTGCTGATGGACCGGGGCTTCCGGGTCGCGCTGGTCACCGACGGCCGGATGTCCGGCGCGTCGGGCAAGATCCCGGCCGCCATCCAGGTCACGCCCGAGGCCGCCGTCGGCGGTCCGCTGGCCCGCGTGCGCGACGGTGACGTGCTGCGCGTCGACGCGGAGACCGGCACGCTGGAGGCGCTGGTGGACCCGGCCGTGCTGGCCGACCGCGACCTGGTGGACTTCCCACCGGACGCGCAGGCGTGGACCGGCACCGGACGTGAGCTGTTCGGCGCGCTGCGCCGCTCGGTCGGACCGGCCGACCGAGGCGCGAGCGTGTTCGGCCCCATCGCGGCCTCGCACTTCGCGGGCCGCGCGAACCAGGAGGTAACCCGGTGA